A stretch of Salvelinus alpinus chromosome 4, SLU_Salpinus.1, whole genome shotgun sequence DNA encodes these proteins:
- the LOC139573460 gene encoding neural cell adhesion molecule 1-like isoform X1: MAESMLILRMCSIMLVLGFSEAKMEIITSKPDVLLGENVMLLCKAGGEGDITWQKDGEDAEDDQVEKVDETSSKLLIRNAKIEDTGRYTCLCEFETGHREDVSYTIFVYEPPSFGQTPAYHEFLEGQDVVITCVVTGKPVVEVNWERDHQKLHSDAGRITRLKDNSLQINNINRKDRGSYTCEAKIKDRPIFKKHVISIFVNGGVTQIPPTVKIHEEVKKVTAGPETNVSLSCLVEGVPQPNIIWTIPDSSDESRYKYNSDKSELIISSVVRSDYGEYICTAKNKIAESSAMIMLDVSEHPVAVLSQEKMKVEPGQTLSVSCNVSGHPMPALQWVRKTNNDHLLTVDAGGGRVRMEDGYVLVIDNVTPSDGGLYSCMAISPAGNASTDFSLQTWPGKASQVSGTPGPTSVHFTLGDSLVDGGSPITHFTLQWKTGRENNWQERVIQSTDPLVITDLIPYTSYSVRFAPRNHLGQGGFSDALTVRTQGIRGEPDSPVLVASKGKVEGNMFSITLTQLDSGGSPIIHYIVRYRVNKVDEDWKVKDLPSNSTVINLHDLQYKSDYHMEVLAVNSYGSSSPAKLNFNVPQPVAKMNKGGMGKGAVAGIVMLIFLVLLIAVDATCCYINRCGMLMFLAVKVFGQKVPGKKTVEEGDCTCNGKMSPIGDPATEA; encoded by the exons ATGGCTGAATCGATGCTCATCTTGAGAATGTGTTCCATAATGCTGGTCCTTGGTTTTTCAG AGGCCAAAATGGAAATCATCACCAGCAAACCAGATGTGTTGCTGGGGGAGAATGTCATGCTCCTCTGCAAAG CTGGTGGGGAAGGAGACATCACCTGGCAGAAAGATGGAGAGGATGCTGAAGATGACCAGGTTGAGAAAGTGGATGAGACATCGTCAAAACTGTTAATCAGGAATGCCAAGATAGAGGATACAGGACGGTACACATGCCTCTGTGAATTTGAGACAGGCCACAGAGAggatgtatcttataccatcttTGTCTACG AGCCGCCATCCTTCGGGCAAACACCAGCCTATCATGAGTTCCTGGAGGGTCAAGATGTGGTCATCACCTGCGTGGTCACTGGCAAGCCGGTGGTGGAAGTCAACTGGGAGAGGGACCATCAGAAATTGCACTCTGACG CAGGTCGGATCACAAGACTGAAAGACAACTCTCTAcagatcaacaacatcaacaggaaGGATCGCGGATCATATACCTGTGAGGCTAAAATCAAGGACCGGCCCATTTTCAAAAAGCACGTCATCTCCATCTTCGTCAACGGTGGGGTTACTCAAA TTCCTCCCACAGTGAAGATCCATGAGGAGGTGAAGAAAGTCACGGCCGGACCAGAGACCAATGTCTCCCTCAGCTGCCTGGTCGAGGGAGTCCCCCAACCAAACATCATCTGGACAAT CCCAGACTCTTCAGATGAGTCCCGCTACAAGTACAACTCAGACAAGAGCGAGCTGATTATCTCGTCCGTAGTCAGGAGCGACTATGGAGAGTACATCTGCACGGCCAAGAATAAGATCGCAGAGAGCAGTGCCATGATCATGCTGGATGTCTCAG AGCATCCTGTAGCAGTGCTAAGCCAGGAGAAGATGAAGGTGGAGCCAGGCCAGACTCTCTCAGTGTCCTGTAACGTCTCAGGACACCCTATGCCCGCACTGCAGTGGGTCAGGAAGACCAACAATGACCACCTGCTAACAGTG GACGCTGGTGGAGGTCGAGTGAGAATGGAGGATGGCTATGTCCTGGTAATTGACAATGTGACTCCCTCAGATGGAGGGCTGTACAGCTGCATGGCTATCAGTCCTGCTGGCAACGCCTCCACAGATTTCAGCCTGCAGA CCTGGCCAGGTAAAGCATCACAGGTAAGTGGCACCCCAGGGCCCACGTCGGTCCACTTCACCCTGGGGGATTCCCTGGTGGACGGGGGCTCTCCCATCACCCACTTCACCCTCCAGTGGAAGACAGGACGTGAGAACAATTGGCAGGAGAGAGTCATCCAGTCCACAG ACCCCCTGGTGATCACAGATCTGATTCCCTACACCTCCTACTCTGTCCGGTTTGCCCCTCGGAACCACCTGGGTCAGGGTGGCTTCTCAGACGCGCTCACCGTCCGCACACAGGGCATACG agggGAACCAGACAGCCCGGTCCTGGTGGCCAGCAAGGGGAAGGTTGAGGGCAATATGTTCTCAATCACTTTAACACAGTTGGACAGCGGAGGCTCCCCCATTATCCACTACATTGTCCGTTACAGAGTG aATAAGGTGGACGAGGACTGGAAGGTGAAGGACCTGCCGTCCAACTCGACAGTGATCAACCTCCATGACCTGCAGTATAAATCAGACTACCACATGGAGGTGCTAGCCGTCAACTCCTACGGCTCCTCCAGCCCAGCCAAGCTGAACTTCAATGTCCCACAGCCTG TAGCCAAGATGAATAAGGGTGGGATGGGGAAAGGGGCTGTGGCAGGTATTGTCATGCTCATCTTTTTGGTGCTACTGATTGCTGTGGACGCCACCTGTTGCTATATCAACCGCTGCGGCATGCTGATGTTCCTGGCTGTCAAGGTGTTTGGGCAGAAGGTCCCTGGGAAGAAGACTGTGGAGGAGGGTGACTGCACCTGTAATGG GAAAATGTCCCCCATTGGAGATCCTGCCACAGAGGCCTGA
- the LOC139573460 gene encoding neural cell adhesion molecule 1-like isoform X3, which translates to MAESMLILRMCSIMLVLGFSEAKMEIITSKPDVLLGENVMLLCKAGGEGDITWQKDGEDAEDDQVEKVDETSSKLLIRNAKIEDTGRYTCLCEFETGHREDVSYTIFVYEPPSFGQTPAYHEFLEGQDVVITCVVTGKPVVEVNWERDHQKLHSDAGRITRLKDNSLQINNINRKDRGSYTCEAKIKDRPIFKKHVISIFVNVPPTVKIHEEVKKVTAGPETNVSLSCLVEGVPQPNIIWTIPDSSDESRYKYNSDKSELIISSVVRSDYGEYICTAKNKIAESSAMIMLDVSEHPVAVLSQEKMKVEPGQTLSVSCNVSGHPMPALQWVRKTNNDHLLTVDAGGGRVRMEDGYVLVIDNVTPSDGGLYSCMAISPAGNASTDFSLQTWPGKASQVSGTPGPTSVHFTLGDSLVDGGSPITHFTLQWKTGRENNWQERVIQSTDPLVITDLIPYTSYSVRFAPRNHLGQGGFSDALTVRTQGIRGEPDSPVLVASKGKVEGNMFSITLTQLDSGGSPIIHYIVRYRVNKVDEDWKVKDLPSNSTVINLHDLQYKSDYHMEVLAVNSYGSSSPAKLNFNVPQPVAKMNKGGMGKGAVAGIVMLIFLVLLIAVDATCCYINRCGMLMFLAVKVFGQKVPGKKTVEEGDCTCNGKMSPIGDPATEA; encoded by the exons ATGGCTGAATCGATGCTCATCTTGAGAATGTGTTCCATAATGCTGGTCCTTGGTTTTTCAG AGGCCAAAATGGAAATCATCACCAGCAAACCAGATGTGTTGCTGGGGGAGAATGTCATGCTCCTCTGCAAAG CTGGTGGGGAAGGAGACATCACCTGGCAGAAAGATGGAGAGGATGCTGAAGATGACCAGGTTGAGAAAGTGGATGAGACATCGTCAAAACTGTTAATCAGGAATGCCAAGATAGAGGATACAGGACGGTACACATGCCTCTGTGAATTTGAGACAGGCCACAGAGAggatgtatcttataccatcttTGTCTACG AGCCGCCATCCTTCGGGCAAACACCAGCCTATCATGAGTTCCTGGAGGGTCAAGATGTGGTCATCACCTGCGTGGTCACTGGCAAGCCGGTGGTGGAAGTCAACTGGGAGAGGGACCATCAGAAATTGCACTCTGACG CAGGTCGGATCACAAGACTGAAAGACAACTCTCTAcagatcaacaacatcaacaggaaGGATCGCGGATCATATACCTGTGAGGCTAAAATCAAGGACCGGCCCATTTTCAAAAAGCACGTCATCTCCATCTTCGTCAACG TTCCTCCCACAGTGAAGATCCATGAGGAGGTGAAGAAAGTCACGGCCGGACCAGAGACCAATGTCTCCCTCAGCTGCCTGGTCGAGGGAGTCCCCCAACCAAACATCATCTGGACAAT CCCAGACTCTTCAGATGAGTCCCGCTACAAGTACAACTCAGACAAGAGCGAGCTGATTATCTCGTCCGTAGTCAGGAGCGACTATGGAGAGTACATCTGCACGGCCAAGAATAAGATCGCAGAGAGCAGTGCCATGATCATGCTGGATGTCTCAG AGCATCCTGTAGCAGTGCTAAGCCAGGAGAAGATGAAGGTGGAGCCAGGCCAGACTCTCTCAGTGTCCTGTAACGTCTCAGGACACCCTATGCCCGCACTGCAGTGGGTCAGGAAGACCAACAATGACCACCTGCTAACAGTG GACGCTGGTGGAGGTCGAGTGAGAATGGAGGATGGCTATGTCCTGGTAATTGACAATGTGACTCCCTCAGATGGAGGGCTGTACAGCTGCATGGCTATCAGTCCTGCTGGCAACGCCTCCACAGATTTCAGCCTGCAGA CCTGGCCAGGTAAAGCATCACAGGTAAGTGGCACCCCAGGGCCCACGTCGGTCCACTTCACCCTGGGGGATTCCCTGGTGGACGGGGGCTCTCCCATCACCCACTTCACCCTCCAGTGGAAGACAGGACGTGAGAACAATTGGCAGGAGAGAGTCATCCAGTCCACAG ACCCCCTGGTGATCACAGATCTGATTCCCTACACCTCCTACTCTGTCCGGTTTGCCCCTCGGAACCACCTGGGTCAGGGTGGCTTCTCAGACGCGCTCACCGTCCGCACACAGGGCATACG agggGAACCAGACAGCCCGGTCCTGGTGGCCAGCAAGGGGAAGGTTGAGGGCAATATGTTCTCAATCACTTTAACACAGTTGGACAGCGGAGGCTCCCCCATTATCCACTACATTGTCCGTTACAGAGTG aATAAGGTGGACGAGGACTGGAAGGTGAAGGACCTGCCGTCCAACTCGACAGTGATCAACCTCCATGACCTGCAGTATAAATCAGACTACCACATGGAGGTGCTAGCCGTCAACTCCTACGGCTCCTCCAGCCCAGCCAAGCTGAACTTCAATGTCCCACAGCCTG TAGCCAAGATGAATAAGGGTGGGATGGGGAAAGGGGCTGTGGCAGGTATTGTCATGCTCATCTTTTTGGTGCTACTGATTGCTGTGGACGCCACCTGTTGCTATATCAACCGCTGCGGCATGCTGATGTTCCTGGCTGTCAAGGTGTTTGGGCAGAAGGTCCCTGGGAAGAAGACTGTGGAGGAGGGTGACTGCACCTGTAATGG GAAAATGTCCCCCATTGGAGATCCTGCCACAGAGGCCTGA
- the LOC139573460 gene encoding neural cell adhesion molecule 1-like isoform X2, which translates to MAESMLILRMCSIMLVLGFSEAKMEIITSKPDVLLGENVMLLCKAGGEGDITWQKDGEDAEDDQVEKVDETSSKLLIRNAKIEDTGRYTCLCEFETGHREDVSYTIFVYEPPSFGQTPAYHEFLEGQDVVITCVVTGKPVVEVNWERDHQKLHSDGRITRLKDNSLQINNINRKDRGSYTCEAKIKDRPIFKKHVISIFVNGGVTQIPPTVKIHEEVKKVTAGPETNVSLSCLVEGVPQPNIIWTIPDSSDESRYKYNSDKSELIISSVVRSDYGEYICTAKNKIAESSAMIMLDVSEHPVAVLSQEKMKVEPGQTLSVSCNVSGHPMPALQWVRKTNNDHLLTVDAGGGRVRMEDGYVLVIDNVTPSDGGLYSCMAISPAGNASTDFSLQTWPGKASQVSGTPGPTSVHFTLGDSLVDGGSPITHFTLQWKTGRENNWQERVIQSTDPLVITDLIPYTSYSVRFAPRNHLGQGGFSDALTVRTQGIRGEPDSPVLVASKGKVEGNMFSITLTQLDSGGSPIIHYIVRYRVNKVDEDWKVKDLPSNSTVINLHDLQYKSDYHMEVLAVNSYGSSSPAKLNFNVPQPVAKMNKGGMGKGAVAGIVMLIFLVLLIAVDATCCYINRCGMLMFLAVKVFGQKVPGKKTVEEGDCTCNGKMSPIGDPATEA; encoded by the exons ATGGCTGAATCGATGCTCATCTTGAGAATGTGTTCCATAATGCTGGTCCTTGGTTTTTCAG AGGCCAAAATGGAAATCATCACCAGCAAACCAGATGTGTTGCTGGGGGAGAATGTCATGCTCCTCTGCAAAG CTGGTGGGGAAGGAGACATCACCTGGCAGAAAGATGGAGAGGATGCTGAAGATGACCAGGTTGAGAAAGTGGATGAGACATCGTCAAAACTGTTAATCAGGAATGCCAAGATAGAGGATACAGGACGGTACACATGCCTCTGTGAATTTGAGACAGGCCACAGAGAggatgtatcttataccatcttTGTCTACG AGCCGCCATCCTTCGGGCAAACACCAGCCTATCATGAGTTCCTGGAGGGTCAAGATGTGGTCATCACCTGCGTGGTCACTGGCAAGCCGGTGGTGGAAGTCAACTGGGAGAGGGACCATCAGAAATTGCACTCTGACG GTCGGATCACAAGACTGAAAGACAACTCTCTAcagatcaacaacatcaacaggaaGGATCGCGGATCATATACCTGTGAGGCTAAAATCAAGGACCGGCCCATTTTCAAAAAGCACGTCATCTCCATCTTCGTCAACGGTGGGGTTACTCAAA TTCCTCCCACAGTGAAGATCCATGAGGAGGTGAAGAAAGTCACGGCCGGACCAGAGACCAATGTCTCCCTCAGCTGCCTGGTCGAGGGAGTCCCCCAACCAAACATCATCTGGACAAT CCCAGACTCTTCAGATGAGTCCCGCTACAAGTACAACTCAGACAAGAGCGAGCTGATTATCTCGTCCGTAGTCAGGAGCGACTATGGAGAGTACATCTGCACGGCCAAGAATAAGATCGCAGAGAGCAGTGCCATGATCATGCTGGATGTCTCAG AGCATCCTGTAGCAGTGCTAAGCCAGGAGAAGATGAAGGTGGAGCCAGGCCAGACTCTCTCAGTGTCCTGTAACGTCTCAGGACACCCTATGCCCGCACTGCAGTGGGTCAGGAAGACCAACAATGACCACCTGCTAACAGTG GACGCTGGTGGAGGTCGAGTGAGAATGGAGGATGGCTATGTCCTGGTAATTGACAATGTGACTCCCTCAGATGGAGGGCTGTACAGCTGCATGGCTATCAGTCCTGCTGGCAACGCCTCCACAGATTTCAGCCTGCAGA CCTGGCCAGGTAAAGCATCACAGGTAAGTGGCACCCCAGGGCCCACGTCGGTCCACTTCACCCTGGGGGATTCCCTGGTGGACGGGGGCTCTCCCATCACCCACTTCACCCTCCAGTGGAAGACAGGACGTGAGAACAATTGGCAGGAGAGAGTCATCCAGTCCACAG ACCCCCTGGTGATCACAGATCTGATTCCCTACACCTCCTACTCTGTCCGGTTTGCCCCTCGGAACCACCTGGGTCAGGGTGGCTTCTCAGACGCGCTCACCGTCCGCACACAGGGCATACG agggGAACCAGACAGCCCGGTCCTGGTGGCCAGCAAGGGGAAGGTTGAGGGCAATATGTTCTCAATCACTTTAACACAGTTGGACAGCGGAGGCTCCCCCATTATCCACTACATTGTCCGTTACAGAGTG aATAAGGTGGACGAGGACTGGAAGGTGAAGGACCTGCCGTCCAACTCGACAGTGATCAACCTCCATGACCTGCAGTATAAATCAGACTACCACATGGAGGTGCTAGCCGTCAACTCCTACGGCTCCTCCAGCCCAGCCAAGCTGAACTTCAATGTCCCACAGCCTG TAGCCAAGATGAATAAGGGTGGGATGGGGAAAGGGGCTGTGGCAGGTATTGTCATGCTCATCTTTTTGGTGCTACTGATTGCTGTGGACGCCACCTGTTGCTATATCAACCGCTGCGGCATGCTGATGTTCCTGGCTGTCAAGGTGTTTGGGCAGAAGGTCCCTGGGAAGAAGACTGTGGAGGAGGGTGACTGCACCTGTAATGG GAAAATGTCCCCCATTGGAGATCCTGCCACAGAGGCCTGA